A genomic region of Branchiostoma lanceolatum isolate klBraLanc5 chromosome 4, klBraLanc5.hap2, whole genome shotgun sequence contains the following coding sequences:
- the LOC136432021 gene encoding juvenile hormone acid O-methyltransferase-like, which yields MDTTKPKNYSQNRSFQHCAGLEALQQYMQWEEGETVLDAGCGTGETCKYISQQPGVASVVGFDVSSDFISYCNQRNSFPNILYHVADVTDVSTFEPEWQGAFNKVVSFFVLHWVQDKVTALKALHSCLKPRGEILMIFGSDKSNIVQTNSKMTAHPKWKIYLKDSVPNFPWPSSDRTNHRSRLLEECGFEVLSCSLVEHRQLVESEEKLMETLRAVYPLMHCIPKDEHEEFLDDMKKMAREAYLISGDDEITEASTVVLARKL from the exons ATGGACACAACGAAGCCTAAGAACTATTCCCAGAACCGCTCCTTCCAGCACTGTGCTGGACTTGAGGCGCTGCAGCAGTACATGCAGTGGGAGGAGGGCGAAACAGTTTTGGACGCTGGGTGTGGCACGGGGGAGACCTGCAAGTACATCTCCCAACAGCCAGGGGTCGCTTCCGTGGTGGGATTTGATGTGTCATCTGACTTCATCAG ctattGCAATCAGCGGAACTCCTTCCCAAACATTCTCTATCACGTAGCTGATGTCACTGACGTATCCACCTTCGAGCCTGAGTGGCAAGGTGCTTTCAATAAGGTAGTCTCTTTCTTCGTGCTACACTGGGTCCAGGACAAGGTAACGGCGCTGAAAGCGCTCCATTCTTGCCTGAAGCCTCGTGGAGAAATCTTGATGATTTTCGGCAGTGACAAGAGCAACATCGTCCAAACCAACTCGAAAATGACAGCGCATCCCAAGTGGAAAATCTACTTGAAGGATTCCGTGCCCAACTTTCCGTGGCCTTCCAGCGATCGCACGAACCATCGTAGTCGCCTTCTGGAGGAGTGTGGATTTGAGGTCCTCTCCTGTAGTCTTGTGGAGCACCGGCAGCTTGTCGAGTCTGAGGAAAAGCTGATGGAAACCCTCCGTGCTGTTTACCCGCTCATGCACTGCATACCCAAAGACGAGCACGAGGAATTCTTGGATGACATGAAAAAGATGGCAAGAGAAGCCTACTTGATATCTGGAGATGATGAAATAACCGAGGCATCTACAGTTGTACTTGCTCGAAAGTTGTGA